The Triticum dicoccoides isolate Atlit2015 ecotype Zavitan chromosome 6A, WEW_v2.0, whole genome shotgun sequence genome has a window encoding:
- the LOC119319429 gene encoding transcription repressor OFP8-like — protein MLSPGISVRKPHGGAGFALGCGCKDAKSVSVVSASPSPSGAGTSTTTETRRRGGRANPSASTTTDTLTSASSSSLLWEDAVAEFDCGDDGHFKRESSAATQSFSGLLRELNELEQSVVSWGRKSHRSRDKKASTPPLEHKQATMKSGDLKTGGAKDRRAGDSVEPGTTVEACVEVGLDGSVAVVKQSEDPLSDFRQSMVQMIVENGIIAGEELRQMLRRFLTLNAPHHHDVILRAFAEIWDAVFAASYVPAPATAPPHKHTRREEPAAGRPPMPPRTPPRHHHSPSPSAWRV, from the coding sequence ATGTTGAGCCCCGGCATCTCGGTCAGGAAGCCCCACGGCGGCGCCGGGTTCGCGCTCGGGTGTGGCTGCAAGGACGCCAAGAGCGTGTCGGTGGTCTCTGCGTCGCCCTCGCCGTCCGGCGCGGGTACATCGACCACAACCGAGACTCGGCGCAGGGGCGGGAGGGCCAACCCGTCGGCGTCGACGACGACGGACACTCTGacctctgcctcctcctcgtccTTGCTATGGGAGGACGCCGTGGCGGAGTTCGACTGCGGCGACGACGGCCACTTcaagagggagagctccgcagccacGCAGAGCTTCTCCGGCCTGCTGCGCGAGCTCAACGAGCTTGAGCAGAGCGTCGTGTCGTGGGGCCGGAAGAGCCACCGCAGCCGCGACAAGAAAGCCTCGACGCCGCCACTGGAGCACAAGCAGGCGACCATGAAAAGCGGCGACCTGAAGACGGGCGGCGCTAAAGATCGCCGCGCCGGTGACAGCGTCGAACCGGGGACGACTGTTGAGGCCTGCGTGGAAGTGGGGCTCGACGGCAGCGTGGCGGTGGTGAAGCAGTCCGAGGACCCGCTGAGCGACTTCCGGCAGTCGATGGTGCAGATGATCGTGGAGAACGGGATCATCGCCGGGGAGGAGCTGCGGCAGATGCTCCGCCGCTTCCTCACCCTCAACGCGCCGCACCACCACGACGTCATCCTCCGCGCCTTCGCGGAGATCTGGGACGCCGTGTTCGCGGCCTCCTACGTGCCCGCCCCCGCCACCGCCCCGCCCCACAAGCACACCCGCCGCGAGGAGCCCGCCGCCGGAAGGCCGCCCATGCCTCCGAGGACCCCTCCGCGCCACCACCACTCGCCATCACCGTCAGCATGGCGCGTGTAA